From Spirochaetota bacterium, the proteins below share one genomic window:
- a CDS encoding TIGR02266 family protein, protein MDNKRQHSRVAKRVKSEVHSPEGMTFSKAVDLSKGGIFISTPDPLKPGSNVELVVHIPGEEPVTIKGTIKWTRDDETSTLKAGMGIEFSDLSEKESEALKKVL, encoded by the coding sequence ATGGATAACAAGAGACAGCATTCCCGCGTGGCCAAGCGCGTTAAGTCCGAGGTGCATTCCCCGGAAGGCATGACATTCAGCAAGGCCGTTGACCTGAGCAAGGGCGGCATCTTCATCTCGACGCCCGATCCCCTCAAACCCGGTTCGAACGTCGAGCTTGTCGTGCACATTCCCGGCGAGGAGCCCGTCACCATAAAGGGGACGATCAAGTGGACTCGCGACGACGAGACCTCGACGCTCAAGGCGGGAATGGGCATCGAGTTTTCGGATCTAAGCGAGAAGGAATCCGAGGCATTAAAAAAAGTATTGTAA
- the yidD gene encoding membrane protein insertion efficiency factor YidD: protein MKNAIPTALLGAALLLGAGATARPAFSGERFAPWDADVRTGDESIFHENAPHSHESAVYNGAQGAGFFLIRFFQVVISSQDGPNCRYRPTCSAYGRAAVERHGLALGMFLAGDRLLRCNPYNPPVSDPVPAEILGK, encoded by the coding sequence ATGAAAAACGCAATCCCGACCGCCCTGCTTGGCGCGGCCCTCCTCCTTGGCGCGGGCGCCACGGCGCGCCCCGCATTCTCCGGGGAGCGCTTCGCCCCCTGGGACGCGGACGTCCGCACGGGCGACGAGTCGATTTTCCATGAGAACGCACCGCATTCGCACGAATCCGCCGTGTACAACGGGGCCCAGGGCGCGGGCTTTTTTCTCATTCGCTTCTTCCAGGTCGTGATCTCCTCCCAGGACGGACCCAACTGCCGCTACCGCCCGACCTGCAGCGCCTACGGGCGCGCGGCGGTCGAGCGCCACGGTCTCGCGCTGGGAATGTTCCTGGCGGGCGACCGCCTCCTGCGCTGCAATCCCTACAACCCGCCGGTAAGCGATCCTGTTCCGGCGGAGATACTCGGCAAGTAA
- a CDS encoding MBL fold metallo-hydrolase: MILEQIEVTGMAVYCYLVGDEKTGKGALIDPAGDLDLVFKFVERHGLKIEYVINTHGHWDHTSGNDECVRLTGAQILIHEEDAGQLGRLTSRILSRTLGGKGSPKPERLLHDGDTIAIGTLVMTVVHTPGHTPGGICLLCEDNIFTGDTLFTEGMGRTDLPGGSYGQIMESIRTRILTLPDDTKIWPGHNYGRFPVSTVKEQKGYYL; this comes from the coding sequence ATGATACTTGAGCAGATTGAAGTGACCGGGATGGCAGTCTACTGCTACCTGGTGGGCGATGAGAAAACGGGAAAGGGCGCGCTCATCGATCCCGCGGGGGACCTGGATCTGGTATTCAAGTTCGTCGAACGCCACGGGCTCAAGATCGAGTACGTCATCAACACCCACGGCCACTGGGACCACACCTCGGGCAACGACGAGTGCGTGCGCCTCACCGGGGCGCAGATACTCATTCACGAGGAGGACGCGGGCCAGCTCGGCAGGCTCACCTCGCGCATCCTTTCAAGGACGCTCGGCGGCAAGGGCTCGCCCAAGCCGGAGCGGCTGCTGCACGACGGCGACACCATCGCGATCGGGACGCTCGTCATGACGGTCGTGCACACACCGGGGCACACACCGGGCGGCATCTGCCTGTTGTGCGAAGACAACATCTTCACCGGCGATACCCTCTTCACCGAGGGCATGGGCCGCACCGATCTTCCCGGCGGCTCCTACGGGCAGATCATGGAATCGATACGCACCCGGATTCTCACCCTCCCCGACGATACGAAGATCTGGCCCGGGCACAACTATGGGCGCTTCCCCGTATCCACGGTGAAGGAGCAGAAAGGCTATTACCTGTAA